The genomic DNA tagattcatatatctatatatatatatattaaattctcttagatacatatataaattacttttttatcaTTATAAGTTTTGAGGAAATTCTTTGACAGTTGTTACAAtctatttaatattagatatactTAAACTTATGTTGTGACTAAATTAGTTTAATTAGATATACTTAAACTTATGTTGTGACTAAATTAGTTTATGACATACATATATCACAATCTATTTAATATTGGATATATTAGACACACATCTTATGATCTGATTAATATCAAAGTTGGGgatcaaatttgattataaaataccACTTTTATATGTTGCTATGAGTACTTCCAACATTTGGATAATAATAAGATAttcataaaacacacaaaatacaTAAAGAATTGTCAGtgagaacaagaacaagtaaCGGAAAATGGAGTTGCTGGTGTTATTTGGGATAGGCACCGCTGGCGGGGTTGTTATAGGCTTGGTGGCTTTCGCCATATGGTTCATCTGTAAAACTTAAATCTTATAACAAAGTCGTAATACCTAATTGATGATGTGTTCAGTATaatcaatttctatttttctttaataattagtTTTCAAGAAAGAGAAGCGATAAATAAAACATGAGATACTTTGATGATATTTGTAAAGTACTTAAGATTggttcaaatttgtttttgatttgacaTTTAActctttaattataatatattggaattattaatattatatttgaaagATACCATTAGACTATTAGAGTATCTCAACTAATGTGGATGCTCTGAGAATTTGTATTTCTTTGAATAAgacatattacaaaatataagcAATAAGCATATGTATTGACAAAGGGTCTCAACGCCACACGATTTAGTGATGTTGAGAGacaaaaattttggtatttggTGTCTTTGTGAAAATGACTCGATCGAGTAGGAGTGCATTGCAAATGATATCTACAAGAAAGTTGTGAATTCTTGTACGAGTGGGAGGGCATTGCATATGATATCACATGATGATGACATATGTTGTGAATATATATTAGACATAGTCAAGCTTTATTTAACTTTAAATACCATTTTACTAAGGATACAATACGTcacataatataataagatcatGAACATATAAACTAGTGCTacacaagacacaaaaaaaTCGTTAATGAGAAGAACAAATTAAGCAAAAAGGAATATTGCTATTGCGTTAGCGATAGGCATCGCTGGGTGGGTGATGAACTGATGATAACCTTGGTGGCCTTTGGGGTATTGTACCTGCTCAAAAAGCTATAATATCATTTCGTAATAATCGTAATATTTGGGATGAGTTAAACATAATCAGTTTAATCATGAAGACATAGCTGACGAGCCATAGTATTTCTTGAAAAAGAGcttttataaattatgtatgataaaaatttatataaagaaaaaattatgtatgtatgattatattatattgcTACGATGGTTTGAGATGTGTTTGGATAATGGATAGAAGTGAACTCACCAATTTGTATGTATTATATTGCGTAACTTTCTTTACTATGTTTTCacccatgttttaaaaatctagGCATACCACCGATTACGCCCCGTAAAATCGCTAGGCTCATCAtctccgcctcgattaatgactaatctccGTCTACCATCAATTATCTGATTATGtctgtctaatttgattataatcaaTCTAATCCAATTACTTTCCgtttaattttgtgtataccgattatttttggaactaaatataaatcaaacatatatatttctgttatttagacattcaaattaaaaatttacgatgttttacaataactaatgtataaaattttaatgaaaataataattttaaagacaatactatagttttatactaGATAATATCATGCGCAAATGCGCGGATTGTTGTATAAtagaatatataaattaatttaaatttatttgataatcatataaaaaacttaacaaattaatttaaatgtcattaacatttttacactttcatttatttaaatcatacattatcaaaatatataacttatttaaatataattatacatatctcttaaagttatttatttttttattgttcaattttgataataatattagtatttttaagcatttgaggtaataaaatattattaataataaaaacaaaattttactatgtgaaatacatatttaaaagctaaactattttgaaagtaaaagatacatatttcctataaaatcatatgaagtgcattcaaagttttaaaatactattcccaaagatttttttttaaaaaaactttttttatattccccttAGTTGAAGATATATTGCTaggtttagttataatttttaattcttgtaATAAAAAgctagatagaaaataaaaaatcaatttgttttttatatatagaaaaatatttaaagtacatattagaattaaattaaaaaatagtgattttttatatcattatatgttgaatcacaaactgaatatgatgattattattctaaaataaatgtattacaattttgttggatgtaagtgagagttaagaaaaattgatttgataattatatcacaattttttttattccccTTAGTTTAGCttagtttcaatttttcatccttgtagtaaaagctagaaagaaaataaatatcaaattgcttttttatatagcaaaatccTTAAAgtgcatatttgaattaaatttaaaaataatgacttttatataattatatgttgaatcacagactaaatataatgatgagtattctaaaatatatttattacaattttgttggaggtaagagagaggtaaaaaaaaattgatttgataattatattacaaaaatttccttcatgagaacatttcaacttttaagaataaaataaatatacatgaatttgtaagaactaatcaaacatctaaagtaaagaattaagatgttttctttagcttgattccgTTTTTATGAGatggttataaccaaaatattattatggtcatCAAAAATTTACTATACATAttagaatacatatatatatatatagaaaataatataagaaaacaaagaagaaaaggagaagtgcttaaaacaaagaaagaataaaattaaaaacaatgtaaaatatataataacaaaaatataatcagaCTCTTATTTGGGTTtgcaagaacattataaaaaaaacaaagaaaatatttaggatttgggaTATGGTGGAAGAGGATGTgcgaatggttatttataggataaaaagtgatggaagttacatttctaaaataattatattagaaaagttaaaattacaattaatagTGTGttcaaatgaaaatgaatggaggagaaaaagtcaattcacaatttatataatttcagttataatttagtaataaagaatgaatttaaagtatgcattaatgtatataataaaatgtgctattttattaaaaataaatttaaaatttttaaaactaaatatcaAATGTACCAATAAGGAGAGAATGAAATCTTAGAGGGGGTATTGAGTTTAACATTCTAAAGgattttagagtattcttaaaatcttttgttattcaattgagaatttttaaaaatcttcttaaatcctatgttattcaacttaagatttatgtaaaatcctttaaaataatatagaatctcttgttattcaatcagtaattttaaaaacctacttgaaatctcttgttatttaatttatcacaacttttttaaaacgtgctattttagatgattttaagagactttcttttgttttttagttgaaaagtatgacaatcaaaatcatacctGTATAGgtggaattttgaaagatttcagagaaaaaaaaaaagactgaagaTCTTGAAGCCAAAAACCGCCGCCAATCATCAACCACCTTCTCCACCAGTCTCAGCTTGAGCCGTCAAGATTTTTGGGTTTGCCACAGTATCACCAGAGACAGAATAAAGGGATAATGAATTCTATTGGTTTGGATCAGTTTCTGGGTTTAAGTTTTACATAAACTGAGGACATAGCTCCAACTACTGATCtgattttcttttggtattgtgttgtaaaatattataaaatcactCAAAGTTTAATAGtcaaatctcataaaatcacatttcattttcttttcttaaaatagaaaaactctaaaacacaatcaaatctcctaaaaacttactaaatttttcaaaattctaaaatattaaaatcctaccaaatccttAAAACATCAAGTTGAATATCCCCctcttacttttatatatatgatttttcttttaacataaacagaattgtacatatatttactacaatatattttaattttattattagtttaataaaataactctaaaactagtccccgattattTCCCGtttaatctctgatttttttgCTCGGCGCTAGGCCTACCCAACCGTCCGACTAACACCTAGCGGTTTTCACTACTCAGTTACATAATACTGTATACATATCATTTGTTTTCTCGTATAAGACAGTGACCGAAAACAAACCGGTAAAAACCGACCAAAAGCCAATTGGCCAAAACTAGAAGCCGTTAATTACTGGCGTTTCCGCTCAGCCGTAGGAGGTAATTGTCAGATAGTCCTGTCGGAAGTTTACGGCCAGTCTTCGTTTCAAATTGAGACTGTTATAACAAAACTGTAGTGCCCTGttggttatataatttttggattAATGAAAGCTTAGCAAATTGAGACTGTTATAACAAAATATGATATCAAATATAGTAATTTTtgtatatcatatttatattgaaaaacatttatatattagtttttttcttgcttaaatgtgattaatttttattatgttgtttTGCCTGACTTGATTTTTGGGGCACAAGATTCCTTAAAAGAGACAAATCACATTGTAAGATGATAACTGAATGtgtattttgttaaaacaaagatgccatacatatattaatcaaaGTCAAACAACCTAAAAGTTGACTCTCAACAATAAGTGTAATAGGCCTATGAGGCTAGGATGTATAATATGATCCTCTCACAGCTTCTTTAGTCTAATATCTGGCATTCACATGTTTATTGTTACCTACGattcagataaaaataaatatatgttttcactAAATAATTGGTGCTAAATTGTgatttaatagaaatttaacCAATGCATCTGTTATTATTTGTAAGGTGAAAAAAATGCTTTTACTTTTTGAAGCAACAATTGTTCTTCTATTTCACACAATAGCCATTTATCTCTTCACTCTCAGccattaatcaaatatatatgatgcATAATTATTATccttacttatatatatataataataaaaaaaaacaaatttctagCTGTATATTAGACTACTCATACTGATATAATGTActcatttataaatatatttggaCCACACCTACACATTTTTCTTGTCATGGACCACTCATTATTTAGTTGGCATTTATAACTTTATACATACATAATACAGAGTTTGAATCTAAATAAGGTAGACCGACAACACTTACAACTCTCTAACTTACATATTAGTTACTTTCGATCACCCAACTAATTAGtcgataattaattaattattcactaaatatatgaatattgtTACATCAATTTTGTGTGgacaaaagttacaaaatatgatttttctttagTTCAATTTCACCAAATGGATTCCAAAAACAATACCAAAACTATtgattaattaagtttttaatgaaTTTTCGTGTGTAATGAACATGAAGGTATTATTTTAGTTTGGAACGGAATAACAAAGATACAATTTTCTCGACCGGATTCAACCGGtcaaaacaaataaaccaaaatacacAAACATACAgataacttttttataaacacTCTCGTACAAAATACTTGCCAAATAATTTGTTCATTTTCGTTTCAACGCAAAGAACAACATGAGTTTCTCACGGTAGCTAGATTCAATCTTCTCAGTAAGTCCAACAAGTTTTTCAGTGAGACGGTCGAAAAAAACATCGAGGATATGGTCACCAAAATGGTTGATGAAGAGAGATCCCATTGTTGCCTTTATGCAAATCATCCATTGCCTCACATCCTCCACGTTCACTGCCCGTTTGAGCCAGGCTGCAGGGTTCATCAGTTCCATAGATTCCACTGTGAAGCATCCATTTGTCTCTACCAAGAATGTTACCTCCTCAGGTGATGCCGAGTAGATAGGTATGTTGAAGGTATCGGCTTGCTCTTCCGTGATCAAACCCTACATGTGGCAATTTCACCACACtcaacaaacacataaacaaaaataaacaagagatttatatatatacgttatAACCTATGAGtcattgtttcttttatattacCTGGGATTGCATCTGAATGAGAACTTCAGCCATAGACGTATACATGACACTATCGGCAAGATTGGAGAATGGCATTCCTTTAGGAATCCCACACATTCCAACAACTAAAAGACCACCACTCACTAGTTCTTTAGCCCTAACTTCGAGAAACTTCCCCATGTCCCGACCAAACTGCCTTTCATAAGCCTTCACCACTTCCTTGGCCGCATTTGAGTAGTGAACCTTCCCTTTATTCCACGCCTTGGACCTTTTGTCCAACACTTCCTTTGGAACACTCGAAAGCCAGTGTGTGGCCCCAACCGTCACTACGATATGGACGGAGGAACGAGGAATAACACGGCCGTAGAACGAACCCGGGACACCGACCGCGAGGTAGCTCGTGTCTTGAGGGAGAGAAGTGAAGAGAGTGTTGAAGTCGTTTTCAGGGAGGTCGTTGAAGTAGACAAGAAACTCTGGTTTTGAGGAGTTTGATTTTCTTAAGCTGGTTTCAACGGATTTGATTATGTCGTCAACGAGaaagaatgtgtttggtccAGTTGCACAACCAAGATCGGCTATTCGGAACGTGTTGGAGccagagattagggtttttgcaTCGAGTTTCTCTAATATCAGTTTGTCTATCGTCTCTTTCAACAAACTTGTTGTTTTTCTCTGTCCACACCAAAAGAATTTCAAAGATTATGGTAATTTCATGCTTAAATATCGTATTTAAAGATGTGCTACTcctattgaaaatttttaaaagagacTGAAATAATGAAATACAAAATTTCGCTGCACTAAATCTAAATGAGATGAGATCCAAAACCAATAAACACACCATcgtacaaaataaattaaaatgatgctttaaaaaaaaaacagtatgtTATACTCAAACCTAGATTTAGTAAAACTGAAATACAGTAATGCCTTCTGTGCCTTCTAGAtttaagtttatgatttagCTTTTCTTGTGACAATGAAGCCGCTATATTTTTGCGTGGCTCGATGAGTTCTGAACATTTAAATAAAGTCAAATTATGTTCGTCCTCTGAAGTGATGGGGCTTCCAGTTGATCCGAATAGCCAGCCAACGTGTATTAAAAAATCGACTgatgatgatatttttaaacTCTCTTGTACTTTACCATGTCTAGAGAAGTAATTAAAGTAGATAGCCAAATAGTTAACTTATTACATCGTTAAAATAGTtaacgaaaatatattttatctaacaacttatCTAACATACCAATTCGTTGGATCAAATGTTACAAACCATACCAAAAATGCGAAGTTGTTATAAGGAATATGaaatgtaaagaagaaaagaaaaaaaatataaaagataagaaaccaaaacaaaaaaaaaatgaaatagacCTGCAAATGAGAATTCTTAGAGTAGCTGTTCGGACCATCTCCACCACTCATAGGAAGTGAGTTAAGAACAATCTCCACTTTCTCcattatgattttgtgtttttactcTCTATACTTTGGGTGTGTCGTCTATATATATAGGCCATGCATGCACTTATTAACACCTAGTGCTTAATATTACTATAGTATAGTCACTATAAACAATAATTGATAACCTCTTGAATTGAACTACAATAATATGCGTATAAAAGCAAGAAAATTTATACAAGAATATGCTATATTAGCCTGTCACatccatttttgttttagaacaCAAGGAATAATATAAGCTATGATAGTAACAtcatcattttatatttttggatgaatagaaaattataatttttagttataaactaaatcaatcaaattttttcttcaaatcaGTTAAAATGGTCAATTTCTGACAaataagaatattattattgtaagtTATAGACTATATATAGCTAGGCAGaattgatgtcaaaaaaaaaaaaaaaaaaaagctaggcAGAATCTTTACTGCCGTGGAAAAAATTTTTCggtacaaattttatatatagatgattcTACTTTAAACCAATGGAATTTACAAAGCAATTTCATATTCAATGGACTAACTACTACATGTGTTTTTAAATAGAGCAGCTAATACTGAATTATCGGTGATTATATATTACAGTGGTCCTAATACGTAAGTACAAGActacaataaatatattattttcttttaaaaagttatactaCTTGAACTAATCACATAGGTCTAGCGTGAGAAAACTACGTAATTGTAGGGgcatcaaattaattaataaaataaatcatagtTAAACTACGATATATGCCCATTCGTCTCCAAAGGAGATGCTCTCTGTACTAATATCCAAGAATAAATCAAAAGGATGCTGAAATTTTATGATAATAAACTAaatcagtttgtttttttatatctctATTAATGTGTCCTTCTTGATTctttcatatattcatataaacactagctaaaaaaacatatagtGGAAAATTGAATGATGAAATATATAGCAGGAAAAAACCAATCAGAGTCtttggaaaaataattataaaacatttcataagttaattaatttttaatttcacttTTCTTGCTAAAACTTTTATTACATTTCTATGAATGGGATGAGTTAATTCTCCCATTTTCAACGATCTGATTGACTGTAAAAAAAGCTAAGGAATTATTGATTAACTATATCTTTTGATAAACTATATCACCATaatacagcaaaaaaaaaaaaaatggttatagAAGTCTCCATTACTATCTCCAGTGATGCGGCTTCATCCATCtctacaatatttttgaaaaaaaatagctTCCACATACtctttaagtttcttttttgtatttttcctttaatatttaagaatttgaataatccatatatatatatatatatattttttttaggaataaTCAGTTTTAGATAAGGTACTCGTCTGGGCTTACTTGGGCCTGGGCTTTACGGTAGGAGAACTCtatatcttcctcttctttttttttttttttcccttcatcTTCCACTAAAAACCTTAACAATGGTGAAAATTCTCACAGTGCTTCTTCAATCCTGCAATTTTCGCGTCTCCATTGAAACGAAAGAGGTACACTATGTTTCAATCTTCTTGCTAAGTCTTAGGTTTCgttaaagaagaagactaacATGTAAAATTACAATCATATGACACAGCTATTTCTCTTAATCGAAACGATGGAGACTCCGAAATCAGATAGTTTATGTGATCGTTTAGTGACTGGGAACTCAGAAATTGATAACTGGATTCGGATCATCGAGTACTTTGCCAAATTCAAATCTGAGCTTTGGATGTTGCATGgtaatttgatttttgtatcagtttctttgatttttttagaaatcccAATTTCTCGGATAAAAGTAATGTTACTTGCAGATGTGTTTGAAATGGGTCCTAAGCTTCCAGATTATTTGGGTGAACACACCAATGAGATGGTAGCTTTCAGATGCTTGGcttctttgtttgattgttCTACTCCTGGACAAAGTAAAGACGTTGTTTCTGCTGATGCTAACTCAAAGGTCGAGTTTGATTCGTCTCAGAGCTGTGAATATGTTCTTCAATGTATCTTGGATGAGGTAGTTACAAACTAATTCCTTTTCTTGTGGTTTCTTTGATATACTCATATATTACTTAGATTGTTTGggttcttcttcgttttctagATACCTTTATCGGAACTGAAACCAGGTGCACCAGGACTATCCAAGTggaatcttcttccttttatcAAAAGCAAGCTTCTTTGTCTACCTAATTGCGCTTTGGAACTGGTACTATGGCTTACTTAAAGTCCTATTTCTGATGAGCTACTATAAggtttttcttatgtttgtacatttgtttttgtttttgatcagaTGCTTGAGCCATCATCCTGTGAGAAGGATACTGAAGTATTGCCTTGTAATGAGGAAGAGACATTGAGAAGTGGTGGCAAAGAGACTGAACGAGTTACTCCTCCAATGGTTGAACCAGATCTTATGGGGAGAACAGAAGGCGGACAATCGTTTTGTCGAGACCTTGGAGATGGTGCTGATGAGATTAGTAGATCCTATATGTTGCTCGAAAGAAGAAACGAGTTATTTCAAAACGAAAGCGATGGTCATTTGTCAAGTCCTGCGGAGAAAATATACAGATGCATACGATGCAAAGAAAGTGGGATGCTGTTGTTTTGTTCTAAAGATGGCTGCCAAGTTATGGTTCATCAGACATGTTTGAATTCGCCACCTGCTTACGATGATGCTGGAAACTTTTACTGTTCTCTCTGTGCTGTTACCTGTCCTTCAGCTGAGTATCTCCAATGGCAAGATGAAGTTGCTAAAGCAAGGAAGAAACTAGTTTCGTTTCTTAGACTAATGTCAGAGGTTAACAAGAAGAAATCTGTCGATGGAACCTGAAACGCTATGTAGGATAAAAGCcttgtttttataaatattctaaGATTGTCAACAAAGGGAAATTACATTTGCACTCAGTATCTCCTCTTTGTTACAACTTTCCGTGGTAAATATACAGACGAGAAAATTTCTAGTCACTGATAACGTTCTCTGTGATTATTAAACAGGAGTGATCTGCTCTGTAACAGAAGCTAAACCGTGCATTAACCTGACAATTTCAGTTGTGTCATCCAGGTAATACTTGGCCTTGCTAGGCTTTTGTCCGACAGTACAAGCAAAAACCTCTGCTCTTGGGGCAATCGAAGGGCCTTCAGTGGAACTGCATATCACCTCAAACATGTCTTCATCAGACCGGTCATCTCCAATACATAAAACGAACTCAGGAAGTGTTCCTCTTTCTTGCATCATCGAAAGCATTCTTCTTGCTATAAGTCCTTTGCTCACGCCCTAcattacaaaaacaagaacaaagaagagtCATGACGGTACAAGCTCAAACAAATGCCAAGGTATTCTGAGGGTCTGAATGGTGACACAAACCTGCGGCTTGACCTCAACGTAGTTCTGCCCTCGTTTGACTGTGACAGGTTCATTAGCAAGAACACTTTCAAGATGATCTAGAAGTTCCTTAGCTTGACATGAGCCGAAATCAGGGTCAGCATCCTCGTAGCTCCAAACAAGAGCGGTCTCTTTGTCTTCGATTGTTGATCCATCAGTTGTCTCGGTGTAGAGTTCCATCACAGGTTCTGCAATTTGCTTCCATGAACAATCTGCTGCTGCCACACAGTTCTCCCATTCTTCTGCCTTTCTCAGCCTGTGTAGTCGTCAGATAGATTCTAAGTTATAAGATTAAGGGTAATGCATGGAAATAAGAAGTTTCAGTTGATTACCTCAGAAAATAGCCATGCTCAGCAGCAATTCCAAGCTTCTCACAAGGACTAAACCAGTCCGACAATGTATCTCGGCTTTTAGCACTAACAATGAACACCAGATTGCCCTTGTCCCTACACAAGGTGTTCAATATGTCGATTGACTTTGATGATGGTCTTTTATCGATAGAGCCCTGTGGCATTAAAGTATCGTCATAGTCCAAAAGAATAGCCCGTGTCTTTGTCCTCTTATAAGCTGATACTATGTGTTCCATTGACAGCTTCCTGAAGCTTTGGTCTAGTGCCACAACTCTAAAGCTAAGACCAAACCCAATTCCCCAACACCTCCTTCGTCCATGCTCACCACAACTCCTCTCAAGATCTTGGAGGAAGCTATGAGCCCAATAGCCAACATCATGAGTGCTCACATACTTGTAATGTTTCTCATGTCTTAGCTGCTTCTCAGGTTCAGCCACTTCAAGGGCACTATCCATTGCATCAGCCACTGCATCAACATTCCAGGGATTAACACGAATGGCTCCGCTTAACGATGGCGAGCAACCAATGAACTCAGAAACCACCAGCATGCTCTTGTGATTATGATTATTCGGCTCCAGCTTTAGAATTTTGTCTAGCTTCTCATTTCCTTGACGGGAAACTATGTATTCGTAAGGTATAAGATTCATACCATCCCTAACCGCTGTCACCAAACAACACTCAGCAACTACATAATAAGCAACCCTTTCATAAAACTTCAACGGTGCATCTATCAACACTATAGGATCATACCCGGGTCTACCAAAGGTCTCATTAATCCGCTTAACAGTTGAATACGTCTCAGCTTGCATCTCTTTGACATCTTTCCCTTTCCCTCTTGCCGGGTTAGCTATCTGCACCAACACAACCTTCCCTTGCCATTCAGGATGTTGGATAAGCAGCTGCTCCATTGCCAAGAGCTTTAAAGTTATCCCTTTGAAAATGTCCATGTCATCCACACCAAGCAGCATTGTCCTGCCCATTTGACCATACCGCTCAATGAGCTCCCCAACTTTCCTTTCAGTCTCGGGTAGGCTCAGAACTGACTGAAGCTGACCCATATGAATTCCCACAGGCAGAATTTTTATACTCACAGTTCTACCATAATACTCAAGTCCAATGTATCCTCTCTTTGACTCATAAGTAAGACCGAGCATTCGACTACAACAAGACAAGAAATGCCTCGCGTAGTCAAAAGTATGGAACCCTATCAAATCCGAGTTAAGCAAAGCTCGAAGCAGCTCCTCACGAATAGGCAAAGTTTTGTAGATCTCAGAGGATGGAAACGGACTATGGAGGAAGAAACCGAGCTTGACCCTGTTAAACCTCTTCCTCAAGAATGTAGGCAAGACCATCAAATGGTAATCATGTATCCACACAAAATCATCCTCAGGATTTATCACCTCCATTATCCTGTCAGCAAAAATCTTGTTCACGGAGACATAAGCTTGCCACAAAGTCCTATCAAACCTACCTCCAAGGTCAGGAGAAAGTGGCAACATGTAATGAAACAAAGGCCAAAGCTGCTGCTTACAGAACCCATGGTAGTATCTAGTATACAAATCCAAAGGCAAAAACGTCGGCACACACTTGAAACTCTCGAGAAGAACTTGATAAACTTCTTCTTGCTCATTAGGATGAATCTCTTCTTTCAAACAACCCACATAGATAACCTCAATAGCTCCATCACCTAACCCATCTTTCAATTGGAGAAGAAGTGAATTCTTATCCCAAGAAAAGTTCCAACCTTTGCTACAACAAGTACTACTAGTACTACCACTAGTACTACCATCCACCCTTCTCTGAGCTCGTATGGGTAATTCATTAGCCACGATGATGATACGATCTTTAGGAGACAGATCAGTTTCTTTAGTCTCATTATCGATGTTTGACATGATTCCAGCTACGGCCATGATTCGTGGGATCTGTCGGTTCATGCGTCCAAACGTTGGTGAGTCTCCTGAAGCTAGCTCCAATAGATTCGAATACGATCTTGAAACCATTTCTTGAGATCAAGAAACTgaggaaaaacagaaaaaagagagaatttttttttagagaaactGTTGAATACACTCTTGGATTTTGGTTTCAGACAATTTGAATGAAAGCTAGAGAGAGCTCTCTTGTAATGGAAAGgctaaaaaagcaaaaaagcaATAAAGCAATAAAGGCTTTTTGATTGAAACATGATGAAACAGACTAAGCCTTCTTCACCGATTATTGTTATTAcaggagaaaaagaaagtgaGAAAAAGGAA from Camelina sativa cultivar DH55 chromosome 7, Cs, whole genome shotgun sequence includes the following:
- the LOC104701423 gene encoding alpha,alpha-trehalose-phosphate synthase [UDP-forming] 6, which translates into the protein MVSRSYSNLLELASGDSPTFGRMNRQIPRIMAVAGIMSNIDNETKETDLSPKDRIIIVANELPIRAQRRVDGSTSGSTSSTCCSKGWNFSWDKNSLLLQLKDGLGDGAIEVIYVGCLKEEIHPNEQEEVYQVLLESFKCVPTFLPLDLYTRYYHGFCKQQLWPLFHYMLPLSPDLGGRFDRTLWQAYVSVNKIFADRIMEVINPEDDFVWIHDYHLMVLPTFLRKRFNRVKLGFFLHSPFPSSEIYKTLPIREELLRALLNSDLIGFHTFDYARHFLSCCSRMLGLTYESKRGYIGLEYYGRTVSIKILPVGIHMGQLQSVLSLPETERKVGELIERYGQMGRTMLLGVDDMDIFKGITLKLLAMEQLLIQHPEWQGKVVLVQIANPARGKGKDVKEMQAETYSTVKRINETFGRPGYDPIVLIDAPLKFYERVAYYVVAECCLVTAVRDGMNLIPYEYIVSRQGNEKLDKILKLEPNNHNHKSMLVVSEFIGCSPSLSGAIRVNPWNVDAVADAMDSALEVAEPEKQLRHEKHYKYVSTHDVGYWAHSFLQDLERSCGEHGRRRCWGIGFGLSFRVVALDQSFRKLSMEHIVSAYKRTKTRAILLDYDDTLMPQGSIDKRPSSKSIDILNTLCRDKGNLVFIVSAKSRDTLSDWFSPCEKLGIAAEHGYFLRLRKAEEWENCVAAADCSWKQIAEPVMELYTETTDGSTIEDKETALVWSYEDADPDFGSCQAKELLDHLESVLANEPVTVKRGQNYVEVKPQGVSKGLIARRMLSMMQERGTLPEFVLCIGDDRSDEDMFEVICSSTEGPSIAPRAEVFACTVGQKPSKAKYYLDDTTEIVRLMHGLASVTEQITPV
- the LOC104701422 gene encoding probable S-adenosylmethionine-dependent methyltransferase At5g38780, encoding MEKVEIVLNSLPMSGGDGPNSYSKNSHLQRKTTSLLKETIDKLILEKLDAKTLISGSNTFRIADLGCATGPNTFFLVDDIIKSVETSLRKSNSSKPEFLVYFNDLPENDFNTLFTSLPQDTSYLAVGVPGSFYGRVIPRSSVHIVVTVGATHWLSSVPKEVLDKRSKAWNKGKVHYSNAAKEVVKAYERQFGRDMGKFLEVRAKELVSGGLLVVGMCGIPKGMPFSNLADSVMYTSMAEVLIQMQSQGLITEEQADTFNIPIYSASPEEVTFLVETNGCFTVESMELMNPAAWLKRAVNVEDVRQWMICIKATMGSLFINHFGDHILDVFFDRLTEKLVGLTEKIESSYREKLMLFFALKRK
- the LOC104701424 gene encoding uncharacterized protein LOC104701424; the protein is MVKILTVLLQSCNFRVSIETKELFLLIETMETPKSDSLCDRLVTGNSEIDNWIRIIEYFAKFKSELWMLHDVFEMGPKLPDYLGEHTNEMVAFRCLASLFDCSTPGQSKDVVSADANSKVEFDSSQSCEYVLQCILDEIPLSELKPGAPGLSKWNLLPFIKSKLLCLPNCALELMLEPSSCEKDTEVLPCNEEETLRSGGKETERVTPPMVEPDLMGRTEGGQSFCRDLGDGADEISRSYMLLERRNELFQNESDGHLSSPAEKIYRCIRCKESGMLLFCSKDGCQVMVHQTCLNSPPAYDDAGNFYCSLCAVTCPSAEYLQWQDEVAKARKKLVSFLRLMSEVNKKKSVDGT